The following are encoded together in the Neospora caninum Liverpool complete genome, chromosome IV genome:
- a CDS encoding putative rar1, translating into MAQDESPSYGQNLLKCTRPGCGKSYTEAENDEGSCIHHAAMPIFHDGVKRWPCCDAEAWDWTDFMAIKGCSVGKHTYVKPSRPPPVAASPAPAQPEVVKDIEEFNRRQKEEEEAKKRLKEAEASKPQTPLVTPEGNYKCSNKGCNKEYSPNTNSPTACKYHPGQPVFRDCMKSWTCCQAKSYDWDEFMKIEPCQTGPHIPKMVPQS; encoded by the exons ATGGCACAAGACGAGAGTCCTTCCTATGGACAGAATCTGCTGAAGTGCACTCGCCCAGGATGTGGAAAAAGTTACACCGAAGCAGAAAATGATGAAGGAAGTTGCATTCATCATGCG GCAATGCCGATCTTTCACGACGGCGTGAAGAGGTGGCCTTGTTGTGATGCAGAGGCCTGGGACTGGACAGACTTCATGGCAATTAAAG GTTGTTCCGTCGGCAAGCATACATATGTGAAGCCTTCCAGGCCTCCACCAGTCGCTGCCTCCCCTGCACCAGCGCAGCCTGAGGTTGTGAAGGATATCGAAGAATTTAACCGGCGAcaaaaggaggaggag GAGGCAAAGAAACGCctgaaggaagcagaagcgTCGAAACCACAAACTCCTCTG GTGACTCCCGAAGGGAATTACAAATGCAGCAACAAGGGATGCAACAAAGAGTACTCGCCGAACACAAATTCACCAACGGCCTGCAA ATATCACCCTGGGCAACCAGTGTTTCGGGACTGCATGAAGTCGTGGACGTGCTGTCAAGCGAAGAGTTACGATTGGGACGAATTCATGAAAATCGAGCCCTGTCAGACAG GGCCGCACATCCCGAAAATGGTTCCTCAGTCATAG